Proteins encoded in a region of the Cyclopterus lumpus isolate fCycLum1 chromosome 23, fCycLum1.pri, whole genome shotgun sequence genome:
- the tcp11l2 gene encoding T-complex protein 11-like protein 2 has product MPLNDERPASTSSGEEQGSDVESSSERCDSMTSTSDADCSRESFTSDGSSKHCTPSSSPPKTLTLEEVMESTRDLSNLSIAHEIIVNRDFHLEPDSLPQDSLWKLVRDNIHKAFWDILESELNDDPPEYGEAIRLLEEIREVLLSFLNPGANRMRTQITEVLNMDLIRQQAANDAVDIQGLAAYIIGTMGKMCAPVRDEDIKKLRESPENIVTLFREIFRVLDLMKADIVNFKIYNLRPVLQRQGVEYERATFQSILDKTPSALEHTTSWIKSTLEELSTSITKQPTGGQGKGQRLMPGPFQVLNVAFLRILTWDYDKSPLPETWMTDETRLREIQWRLQQDQAVNEVLLIIYSTVGGPIQGLPFLSDRLKRMISVLLDGMHSPDFNLEEALESVSAQICCELNKSLTERSYPALSPALQATLTGQIRSITQKDNPIRTLVEDRVQQFFMALISAPKPQVKLEQVPAGLTAIKPELASVGAKFISLVNYNKVVYGPFYADIIKKLMFTSSPPAANPPQDSTRDSVPSN; this is encoded by the exons ATGCCTCTAAATGACGAGCGACCGGCCTCCACGTCCAGCGGCGAGGAACAAGGCAGCGACGTGGAGTCGTCCTCGGAGCGCTGTGACAGCATGACGTCGACCAGCGACGCGGACTGTTCCCGTGAAAGCTTCACGAGCGACGGCTCCAGCAAACATTGCACGCCCTCCT CAAGCCCACCCAAAACCTTAACCCTGGAGGAAGTCATGGAGTCCACCAGAGACCTGTCTAATCTCAGCATTGCCCACGAGATCATTGTGAACCGCGACTTCCATCTGGAACCGGACAGCCTCCCTCAGGACAG tttatggAAGCTAGTTAGAGATAATATCCACAAGGCCTTCTGGGACATCCTGGAGTCCGAGCTGAACGACGACCCGCCCGAGTATGGGGAAGCCATCAGATTATTGGAGGAGATCAGAGAG GTTCTACTGTCATTCCTTAATCCGGGCGCCAATCGGATGCGGACTCAGATCACGGAGGTGCTGAACATGGACCTGATTCGTCAGCAGGCTGCCAACGATGCCGTCGACATCCAGGGGCTCGCCGCGTACATTATCGGCACCATGGGCAAGATGTGTGCACCGGTTAGGGATGAGGATATCAAGAAGCTCCGCGAAAGCCCAGAGAACATAGTGACGCTGTTTAG GGAGATCTTCCGCGTGCTGGACCTGATGAAAGCTGACATAGTCAACTTTAAAATCTATAATCTGAGGCCTGTGCTGCAGAGGCAGGGTGTAGAATATGAGAGGGCAACGTTTCAGAGCATCCTGGACAAAACCCCCA GCGCTTTGGAGCACACCACCTCGTGGATCAAGTCAACACTTGAGGAGCTGTCGACCTCCATCACCAAACAACCGACTGGCGGTCAGGGAAAAGGACAGCGGCTGATGCCCGGACCCTTTCAGGTCCTGAACGTGGCCTTCCTCCGCATCCTTACATGGGACTACGATAAGAGCCCACTGCCCGAG ACGTGGATGACTGATGAGACACGTCTGCGGGAGATCCAATGGCGGCTCCAGCAGGACCAGGCGGTGAACGAGGTGCTGCTCATTATCTACAGCACCGTCGGAGGGCCCATCCAGGGTCTGCCCTTCTTGTCTGACCGCCTGAAGAGGATGATCAGTGTGTTGCTGGATGGGATGCACAGCCC GGACTTCAACCTAGAAGAGGCACTCGAGAGCGTGAGTGCTCAGATCTGCTGTGAGCTCAACAAGTCTTTAACGGAGAGGAGCTACCCCGCCCTGAGCCCGGCACTGCAGGCCACCCTCACGGGCCAGATCCGCAGCATCACCCAGAAGGACAATCCCATCCGCACTCTCGTTG AGGATCGGGTGCAGCAGTTCTTCATGGCACTCATCTCTGCTCCTAAACCCCAGGTCAAACTTGAACAAGTGCCAGCCGGCTTGACGGCCATCAAGCCGGAGCTAGCATCGGTGGGAGCAAAGTTCATCTCCCTGGTTAACTACAACAAGGTTGTGTATGGACCTTTCTACGCGGATATCATCAAGAAGCTGATGTTCACGAGCAGTCCACCAGCAGCAAACCCTCCGCAAGACTCCACTCGGGACTCGGTCCCCTCCAATTAA
- the LOC117725927 gene encoding 4-galactosyl-N-acetylglucosaminide 3-alpha-L-fucosyltransferase 9-like, with product MACSASQWTSLRPILISIVVVLCFLYTFLSYRSDIQYPHFGIDMSPYCPAFLCAENTQTNESNPDNSTELHNNPHSNQTQKIQAAAMDAERDTILLIWMWPFGFRFDLNCNDFNISRCHLTNDKNLYHKAHGILFHHRDINGQLSNMPKLPRPSFQKWVWFNMESPANSNLIPGLNQVFNLTCSYRLDSDIPVPYGYLEPVTSEDESFKLPAKDKLVCWIVSNWNPKYKRVEYYNELKKHVEIHIYGKAFGKKLSDQEYSDILLSCKFYLSFENSISRDYITEKLYNPMGKGSVPIALGPTRQMYEDHIPADSFIHVNDFSTPKELAQRLLYLDQNHSEYMRFFNWTSMFKVKGTHLGRDHACKTCKYLQNHRGYQAVNDLNGWYWG from the coding sequence ATGGCCTGCTCGGCCTCCCAGTGGACGTCTCTGCGTCCTATCCTCATCAGCATCGTAGTGGTGCTGTGCTTTCTCTACACTTTCCTCTCGTACAGGTCAGACATCCAGTACCCCCATTTTGGAATTGACATGAGCCCATACTGTCCTGCATTTCTGTGTGCAGAGAACACACAGACCAATGAGTCAAACCCCGACAACTCCACAGAGCTCCACAATAACCCACATTCCAATCAAACCCAGAAGATCCAAGCAGCAGCAATGGATGCTGAGCGCGACACAATTTTGCTGATCTGGATGTGGCCATTTGGCTTCAGATTTGATCTCAATTGCAACGATTTCAATATCTCAAGATGCCACTTAACAAATGACAAGAACCTTTACCATAAAGCGCACGGGATTTTGTTCCACCACAGGGACATAAATGGACAGCTATCAAATATGCCCAAATTGCCACGCCCCTCTTTTCAGAAATGGGTGTGGTTTAATATGGAGTCACCCGCCAACTCAAATCTAATCCCTGGACTTAATCAAGTATTCAACTTGACGTGCAGCTATCGCCTTGATTCAGATATTCCAGTGCCTTATGGATATCTGGAACCGGTGACATCTGAAGATGAGAGTTTTAAATTGCCAGCGAAGGACAAGTTGGTGTGTTGGATCGTGAGCAACTGGAACCCGAAGTACAAGAGAGTCGAGTACTACAATGAACTGAAGAAACATGTCGAGATCCATATTTACGGAAAAGCCTTTGGCAAAAAACTAAGCGACCAAGAATATTCAGATATACTTTTGAGTTGTAAATTCTACCTCTCTTTTGAAAACTCCATCTCCAGAGACTATATCACAGAGAAGTTGTACAATCCTATGGGAAAGGGAAGTGTACCCATAGCTCTGGGCCCTACAAGACAAATGTATGAGGACCACATCCCGGCTGATTCTTTCATTCATGTCAATGACTTTTCTACTCCAAAGGAGTTGGCACAGAGGCTACTTTACCTTGACCAAAACCATTCTGAGTACATGCGATTCTTTAACTGGACAAGCATGTTTAAAGTAAAAGGTACTCATTTAGGAAGAGATCATGCGTGCAAAACCTGTAAATACTTACAAAACCACAGGGGGTACCAAGCTGTCAATGATCTGAACGGTTGGTACTGGGGTTGA
- the depdc4 gene encoding DEP domain-containing protein 4 yields MPTSHEELVMAVDLTPRFRRLNSQTRSFRDNIQNGFSGPFGATQLWHNIIRALQLQVEVRRCRRHLRAHAECFTGSDAVDAVLSYLMQNVVFCTSEVSRLKAARLCQALMEAKVFEPVGTKLFRRDKEVTFEDSGCSLYRFLEYKAVPSSAGRERDTEDVPQEEHGLKRKKSSRRLNEPRTISNPLAVGSSDRRVERLLRTIDLRPTLSPALNATPTASAFLSKAVVDEVWKQQTLLQLLQIVELPMLDCILTSPARVQLRTCRAPLATQDLVISNTCLERELPDTLNLPKLDGWLSAAADCLELFPDQLIVVAGEQLSHRVVGAFSEGDRAEQMASQKRVLFDTIAKYYSGQERAPLLSGRHLDIHAAILDSLDEGKVQDAIKASQLCFRLLETSARDELRRLLVFMATAAHPDACRLQKQIDNRASVCRAFQRAIVQNHELTRPQSETLVLFLMDNCTELFKTPRSLIEVVRRTLRTVQQGKDPDSIATFTFCQQVTPQEYEDQREATTLESLKQLLCHISSCKTISAKERRRLLKEFEKHHPVVFLQHFCGTF; encoded by the exons atgccTACGTCACACGAAGAGCTGGTAATGGCGGTTGATTTAACTCCTCGTTTCAGAAGGCTGAACAGCCAAACGAGAAGTTTTCGTGATAACATACAGAATG GTTTCTCGGGCCCCTTCGGTGCCACCCAGCTGTGGCACAACATCATCCGGGCCCTGCAGCTCCAGGTGGAGGTGCGCCGCTGTCGGAGGCATCTGCGCGCTCACGCCGAATGTTTCACGGGCTCGGACGCCGTGGACGCCGTGCTCAGCTACTTGATGCAGAACGTGGTGTTCTGCACCAGCGAGGTGTCGCGCCTCAAAGCCGCTCGACTCTGCCAGGCTCTGATGGAGGCCAAGGTGTTCGAACCGGTGGGCACGAAGCTGTTCCGCAGGGACAAGGAAGTGACCTTCGAGGACAGCGGCTGCAGCCTCTACCGCTTTCTGGAATACAAAGCGGTACCCAGTTCGGCCGGGAGGGAGCGCGACACAGAAGACGTGCCGCAGGAGGAACATGggctgaagaggaagaagagctcCAG GAGGCTGAATGAGCCGAGGACGATCTCTAATCCCCTTGCTGTCGGATCGTCGGACAGGAGGGTCGAGAGGCTGCTGAGGACCATCGACCTGCGGCCGACCTTGTCTCCAGCTTTAAACGCGACGCCCACTGCTTCTGCCTTTCTGTCCAAAGCTG TGGTGGATGAGGTTTGGAAGCAGCAgacgctgctgcagctgctgcagataGTGGAGTTGCCCATGCTGGACTGCATCCTGACCTCCCCGGCCAGGGTCCAGCTCCGGACCTGCAGAGCTCCTCTGGCCACCCAGGACCTGGTCATCTCCAACACGTGCCTGGAGAGAGAGCTGCCCGACACCCTTAATCTGCCCAA GTTGGATGGCTGGCTGTCGGCGGCGGCGGACTGTTTGGAGCTTTTCCCCGACCAGCTGATTGTGGTTGCAGGGGAACAGCTCAGCCATCGAGTTGTCGGTGCCTTTTCAGAAGGTGACCGGGCGGAGCAGATGGCGAGCCAGAAGAGAGTGCTCTTTGATACCATCGCCAAGTACTACAGCGGACAGGAAAGAGCTCCGCTTCTCTCAGGGCGCCACCTGGACATACATGCTGCCATTCTGGACTCGCTGG ATGAAGGGAAGGTGCAGGATGCCATCAAAGCATCTCAGTTGTGTTTCCGACTGCTGGAGACGAGCGCGAGAGACGAACTCCGGAGGCTGCTGGTCTTCATGGCGACCGCCGCTCACCCAGATGCTTGTCGTCTTCAGAAACAG ATTGATAACAGGGCCTCGGTGTGCCGCGCCTTCCAGAGAGCAATCGTCCAGAATCATGAATTGACTCGACCCCAAAGCGAAACCCTGGTGCTGTTTCTCATGGACAATTGCACGGAGCTCTTCAAG ACTCCCAGATCCCTGATTGAAGTTGTGAGGAGAACACTAAGGACCGTGCAGCAGGGGAAAGACCCCGACTCAATTGCCA CGTTCACCTTCTGCCAGCAGGTGACGCCACAGGAGTACGAGGATCAGCGAGAGGCAACCACGCTGGAGAGCCTCAAACAGCTGCTTTGCCATATTTCCTCCTGCAAAACCATATCTgccaaggagaggaggaggctgctcAAAGAGTTTGAGAAACACCACCCCGTGGTCTTCCTCCAGCACTTCTGCGGCACCTTCTGA